One window from the genome of Molothrus ater isolate BHLD 08-10-18 breed brown headed cowbird chromosome 5, BPBGC_Mater_1.1, whole genome shotgun sequence encodes:
- the BTG1 gene encoding protein BTG1, which translates to MHPALYTRASMIREIAAAVGFISKFLRTKGLMNERQLQTFSQCLQELLAEHYKHHWFPEKPCKGSGYRCIRINHKMDPLIGQAAQRIGLSSQELFQLLPSELTLWVDPYEVSYRIGEDGSICVLYEAAPAGGSQSNTNMQMVDSRISCKEELLLGRTSPSKSYNMMTVSG; encoded by the exons atGCATCCCGCCCTGTACACCCGGGCCAGCATGATACGTGAGATCGCCGCGGCCGTGGGCTTCATCTCCAAGTTCCTGCGGACCAAGGGGCTGATGAACGAGCGGCAGCTGCAGACCTTCAGccagtgcctgcaggagctgctggcag aaCATTACAAACACCACTGGTTCCCAGAAAAGCCATGCAAGGGATCAGGTTACCGATGTATCCGGATCAACCATAAAATGGATCCTCTCATTGGACAGGCAGCACAGCGGATTGGATTGAGCAGTCAGGAACTGTTTCAGCTTCTTCCGAGCGAACTCACTCTCTGGGTTGACCCGTACGAAGTGTCCTATCGCATTGGAGAGGATGGCTCCATCTGTGTGCTGTACGAAGCTGCACCAGCAGGAGGTAGCCAAAGTAACACCAACATGCAAATGGTAGACAGCAGAATAAGCTGTAAGGAGGAACTTCTCTTGGGCAGAACTAGCCCTTCCAAAAGCTACAATATGATGACTGTATCAGGTTAA